From Pseudomonas sp. G.S.17, the proteins below share one genomic window:
- a CDS encoding MFS transporter produces the protein MHDPHSERMSGGETRAAGGLALVFAFRMLGMFMVLPVLATYGMDMAGASPALIGLAIGAYGLTQAVLQIPFGVLSDRIGRRPVIYFGLIIFALGSVLAANADSIWGIIAGRILQGAGAISAAVMALLSDLTREQHRTKAMAMIGMTIGLSFAVAMVVGPLLTRAFGLSGLFLATGGMALLGILIVVFVVPKKTGTLQHRESGVARQALGPTLRNSDLLRLDLGIFVLHAMLMSSFVALPLALVTKAGLPKEQHWWVYLTALLISFFAMIPFIIYGEKKRQMKRVLIGAVGVLMLTELFFWAYGDSLRALVIGTVVFFIAFNLLEASLPSLISKVSPAGGKGTAMGVYSTSQFLGSAAGGILGGWLFQHGGLDVVFLGGAAMAAIWLAVAVTMREPPYVTSLRLPLSPQAQRDAGLAARLMAVAGVTDAVVVAEEAAIYIKLDTALLDRASLERMVNPSTETCEAYG, from the coding sequence ATGCACGATCCCCACAGCGAGCGAATGAGTGGCGGCGAGACCCGCGCAGCAGGTGGTCTGGCCCTGGTGTTTGCGTTTCGCATGCTTGGCATGTTCATGGTTTTGCCGGTCCTGGCTACCTACGGCATGGACATGGCGGGTGCCAGTCCGGCGCTGATCGGCCTGGCCATCGGCGCGTACGGCCTGACCCAGGCGGTGTTGCAGATTCCGTTCGGCGTTCTTTCCGACCGGATCGGCCGGCGCCCGGTGATTTATTTCGGGCTGATTATTTTTGCCCTGGGCAGCGTGCTCGCGGCCAACGCCGACTCGATCTGGGGAATTATCGCTGGACGCATCCTGCAAGGCGCTGGCGCAATTTCGGCTGCGGTGATGGCCTTGCTGTCAGATCTGACCCGGGAACAGCATCGCACCAAGGCCATGGCCATGATTGGCATGACCATTGGCCTGTCGTTTGCGGTGGCGATGGTGGTCGGCCCGTTGCTGACCCGCGCATTCGGTTTGTCCGGACTGTTTCTCGCCACTGGCGGGATGGCCTTGCTCGGAATCTTGATCGTCGTGTTCGTGGTGCCGAAAAAGACCGGCACCTTGCAGCACCGCGAATCAGGTGTCGCACGCCAGGCGTTGGGGCCGACGTTACGCAACTCAGACCTGCTGCGCCTGGATTTAGGTATCTTCGTGTTGCACGCGATGCTCATGTCAAGCTTCGTAGCCCTGCCTTTGGCGCTGGTCACCAAAGCCGGTTTGCCCAAGGAACAGCACTGGTGGGTCTACCTTACGGCGCTGCTGATCTCATTTTTCGCAATGATTCCCTTCATCATTTATGGTGAGAAAAAGCGTCAGATGAAGCGCGTGCTGATTGGTGCCGTGGGCGTGCTGATGCTCACTGAGCTATTCTTCTGGGCGTATGGCGATAGCTTGCGAGCGCTGGTCATCGGGACAGTGGTATTCTTCATCGCGTTCAATCTGCTGGAAGCTTCACTTCCGTCACTGATCAGCAAGGTTTCACCGGCTGGCGGAAAAGGCACGGCGATGGGAGTTTATTCCACCAGCCAGTTCCTTGGTTCGGCCGCAGGTGGGATACTCGGCGGCTGGTTGTTCCAGCATGGCGGGCTCGATGTGGTTTTCCTCGGCGGAGCGGCCATGGCTGCGATCTGGCTTGCCGTCGCAGTCACCATGCGCGAACCGCCTTACGTCACGAGTCTACGCTTGCCGTTGTCGCCGCAAGCGCAGCGTGACGCAGGCCTGGCAGCGCGGTTGATGGCTGTAGCAGGTGTAACGGATGCAGTGGTGGTTGCTGAAGAGGCAGCCATCTATATCAAATTAGACACAGCACTATTGGATCGCGCGTCTCTGGAACGGATGGTCAATCCATCGACCGAAACGTGCGAAGCCTATGGTTAA
- the uvrA gene encoding excinuclease ABC subunit UvrA, which produces MDKILIRGARTHNLKNIDLTLPRDKLIVITGLSGSGKSSLAFDTLYAEGQRRYVESLSAYARQFLSMMEKPDVDTIEGLSPAISIEQKSTSHNPRSTVGTITEIYDYLRLLYARVGQPRCPDHDIPLEAQTVSQMVDLVMAQPEGSKLMLLAPVIRERKGEHLSVFEELRAQGFVRARVNGRLCELDELPKLDKQKKHSIDVVVDRFKVRPDLQQRLAESFETALKLADGIAWVAPMDDEPGEEMIFSARFACPICGHAISELEPKLFSFNNPAGACPTCDGLGVKQFFDIKRLVNGELTLAEGAIRGWDRRNVYYFQMLGSLAKHYGFSLEVPFKELPAEQQKILLNGSGSQSVDFRYLNDRGDIVKRAHPFEGIVPNLERRYRETESATVREELAKFLGTQPCPDCRGTRLRREARHVWVGEKTLPAVTNMPIGDATEYFGVLKLTGRRGEIADKILKEIRERLQFLVNVGLDYLTLDRSADTLSGGEAQRIRLASQIGAGLVGVMYILDEPSIGLHQRDNDRLLGTLKHLRDIGNTVIVVEHDEDAIRLADYVVDIGPGAGVHGGHIVAEGTPAEVMAHPDSLTGKYLSGRVKIAIPAKRTPRNKKLSLTLKGARGNNLRNVDLEIPIGLLTCVTGVSGSGKSTLINNTLFPLSATALNGATTLEAATHDSINGLQHLDKVVDIDQSPIGRTPRSNPATYTGLFTPIRELFAGVPESRSRGYGPGRFSFNVKGGRCEACQGDGLIKVEMHFLPDIYVPCDVCKSKRYNRETLEIKYKSKNIHEVLEMTIEEARVFFDAVPALARKLQTLMDVGLSYIKLGQSATTLSGGEAQRVKLSRELSKRDTGKTLYILDEPTTGLHFADIQQLLDVLHRLRDHGNTVVVIEHNLDVIKTADWLVDLGPEGGSKGGQIIAVGTPEQVSEMEQSYTGHYLKPLLLRDKA; this is translated from the coding sequence TTGGACAAGATCCTGATTCGTGGGGCCCGAACCCACAACCTGAAAAACATCGACCTCACCCTGCCACGCGACAAGCTGATCGTTATCACCGGGCTTTCCGGCTCTGGCAAATCGTCGCTGGCCTTTGACACGCTGTATGCCGAAGGGCAGCGGCGCTATGTCGAATCCCTTTCCGCATACGCCCGGCAATTCCTCTCGATGATGGAAAAGCCGGACGTCGATACCATCGAAGGCCTGTCGCCGGCGATTTCCATCGAGCAGAAATCCACGTCGCACAACCCGCGCTCCACCGTCGGGACCATCACCGAGATCTACGATTACCTGCGTCTGCTGTATGCGCGGGTCGGTCAGCCTCGTTGCCCGGATCACGACATTCCGCTGGAAGCGCAGACCGTCAGTCAGATGGTTGACCTGGTCATGGCGCAACCCGAAGGCAGCAAGTTGATGCTGCTGGCGCCGGTGATTCGTGAGCGCAAAGGCGAGCATCTTTCGGTTTTCGAAGAACTGCGCGCCCAGGGTTTTGTGCGGGCCAGGGTCAATGGCCGACTGTGCGAACTCGATGAGTTGCCCAAGCTGGACAAGCAGAAAAAGCATTCCATTGATGTGGTCGTCGACCGCTTCAAGGTGCGCCCTGACCTGCAACAACGGCTGGCGGAGTCTTTCGAGACCGCGCTGAAGCTGGCGGACGGTATCGCCTGGGTGGCACCGATGGACGACGAGCCTGGCGAAGAGATGATTTTCTCTGCACGCTTCGCCTGCCCGATCTGCGGCCACGCCATCAGCGAGCTGGAACCCAAGCTGTTCTCGTTCAACAACCCGGCTGGCGCTTGCCCGACCTGTGACGGCCTGGGCGTGAAGCAATTCTTCGACATCAAACGTCTGGTGAATGGCGAACTGACCCTGGCTGAGGGTGCGATACGCGGCTGGGACCGACGTAACGTCTATTACTTCCAGATGCTCGGATCGCTGGCCAAGCACTACGGCTTCAGTCTGGAAGTGCCGTTCAAAGAGCTGCCCGCCGAACAGCAGAAAATCCTGCTCAACGGCAGCGGCTCGCAGAGCGTGGATTTCCGCTACTTGAACGACCGTGGCGACATCGTCAAACGCGCGCATCCGTTCGAAGGCATCGTGCCCAATCTGGAGCGTCGTTACCGGGAAACGGAATCGGCGACAGTTCGTGAAGAACTGGCCAAGTTCCTCGGTACGCAGCCTTGCCCGGATTGCCGCGGTACCCGGCTGCGTCGCGAAGCGCGTCACGTCTGGGTGGGTGAGAAAACCCTGCCGGCAGTGACCAACATGCCGATTGGCGACGCCACCGAGTATTTCGGTGTGCTGAAGCTGACCGGCAGACGCGGGGAAATCGCCGACAAGATCCTCAAGGAAATTCGCGAACGCCTGCAATTTCTGGTCAACGTCGGACTTGATTATCTGACGCTGGATCGCAGTGCCGACACCTTGTCCGGTGGCGAGGCGCAACGGATTCGTCTGGCCAGCCAGATTGGCGCAGGTCTGGTCGGAGTGATGTACATCCTTGATGAGCCGTCCATTGGCCTGCATCAGCGGGACAACGATCGTTTGCTGGGCACGCTCAAGCATTTGCGCGACATCGGCAACACCGTGATCGTGGTCGAGCACGACGAAGATGCCATTCGCCTCGCGGACTACGTGGTCGATATCGGTCCGGGTGCGGGCGTGCATGGCGGCCACATCGTGGCCGAAGGCACTCCAGCCGAAGTGATGGCCCATCCTGACTCACTGACCGGCAAATACCTTTCCGGTCGCGTAAAGATCGCAATCCCGGCCAAACGCACGCCGCGCAACAAGAAGCTGTCGCTGACCCTCAAGGGCGCGCGGGGCAACAACTTGCGCAACGTGGATCTGGAAATCCCCATCGGCCTGCTGACCTGCGTTACCGGGGTTTCCGGCTCGGGCAAGTCCACGCTGATCAACAACACGCTGTTCCCGCTCAGCGCCACCGCGCTCAATGGCGCGACCACGCTGGAAGCGGCGACCCACGACAGCATCAACGGCTTGCAGCATCTCGATAAAGTCGTGGATATCGACCAAAGCCCTATTGGCCGCACCCCGCGCTCCAACCCGGCGACCTATACCGGGCTATTTACGCCAATTCGCGAGTTGTTCGCCGGCGTTCCGGAATCTCGCTCCCGTGGTTACGGGCCTGGGCGGTTCTCGTTCAACGTCAAGGGCGGCCGTTGCGAGGCGTGTCAGGGCGATGGCTTGATCAAGGTCGAAATGCACTTCCTGCCGGACATTTATGTCCCGTGCGACGTGTGCAAGAGCAAGCGCTACAACCGCGAAACCCTTGAGATCAAGTACAAGAGCAAGAACATCCACGAAGTGCTGGAAATGACCATCGAAGAAGCACGTGTGTTCTTCGATGCTGTTCCGGCACTGGCGCGCAAGCTGCAAACGCTGATGGATGTGGGGTTGTCCTACATCAAGCTCGGCCAGTCGGCGACAACGTTGTCCGGCGGTGAAGCCCAGCGGGTCAAACTGTCCCGTGAGCTTTCCAAGCGCGATACCGGCAAGACGCTGTACATCCTCGACGAGCCGACCACCGGCCTGCACTTCGCGGATATTCAGCAACTGCTGGACGTGTTGCATCGTTTGCGCGACCACGGCAACACCGTGGTGGTGATCGAACACAACCTGGATGTGATCAAGACTGCGGACTGGCTGGTCGACCTCGGGCCGGAAGGCGGTTCCAAGGGTGGGCAGATCATTGCCGTGGGCACGCCTGAGCAGGTCTCCGAAATGGAGCAATCCTACACCGGGCATTACCTCAAGCCTTTGCTGCTCCGGGATAAAGCCTGA
- the bfr gene encoding bacterioferritin translates to MQGHPDVIDYLKTLLVGELAARDQYFIHSRMYEDWGFSKLYERINHEMEEETQHADALMRRILMLEGTPRMRADDLDIGTTVPEMLASDLRLEYKVRAALCKGIELCELHKDYVSRDILRIQLADTEEDHTYWLEQQLGLIKRIGLENYLQSQF, encoded by the coding sequence ATGCAAGGTCACCCGGATGTAATCGATTATCTCAAGACGTTGCTGGTCGGCGAACTGGCAGCGCGTGACCAATATTTCATCCATTCGCGGATGTACGAAGACTGGGGCTTCAGCAAGCTCTACGAACGTATCAATCACGAGATGGAAGAAGAGACCCAACACGCCGACGCATTGATGCGCCGCATCCTGATGCTCGAAGGCACGCCGCGCATGCGTGCGGATGACCTGGATATCGGCACCACGGTCCCTGAGATGCTCGCCAGCGATCTTCGCCTTGAATACAAGGTGCGTGCCGCGCTGTGCAAGGGCATCGAGCTCTGTGAGCTGCACAAGGATTACGTTAGCCGCGATATCCTGCGTATCCAGTTGGCAGACACCGAAGAAGACCATACCTATTGGCTCGAACAGCAACTGGGTCTGATCAAGCGCATCGGTCTGGAAAATTATCTGCAATCGCAGTTCTGA
- a CDS encoding catalase, producing the protein MSQNKTLTTASGAPVADNQNSRSAGPRGPLLLDDFHLLEKLAHFNRENIPERRVHAKGSGAHGTFTVSRDISQYTSAKLFDTVGKQTPIFLRFSTVGGERGSADTERDPRGFALKFYTEEGNWDIVGNNTPVFFIRDPLKFPDFIHTQKRLPQSNLKSGQMMWDFWSHSPEALHQVTILFSDRGIPDGYRHMHGFGSHTYSLISASGERHWVKWHYKTQQGIKNLAPADAARIAGTDPDYAQRDLFGAIEKGDFPKWTVCIQLMTEAQAAAHHENPFDVTKTWSQKEYPLIEVGELELNRNPQNYFAEVEQAAFGPSNMVPGVGLSPDRMLQGRVFAYADAHRYRVGTNHQQLPINAPRNPVHSYQRDGSMAFGSNGGSAPNYEPNSYADAPKQDSRYAEPALALSGAADRYDHREDGDYYSQAGKLFNLMNADQKALLISNIAGAMAGVSNDVVQRQLQHFFKADAAYGQGVADALGVQLG; encoded by the coding sequence ATGAGCCAGAATAAAACGCTTACAACCGCCAGCGGCGCACCTGTCGCCGATAACCAGAATTCCCGCTCTGCCGGCCCCCGTGGCCCGCTGCTCCTCGACGATTTCCATCTGCTTGAGAAGCTTGCCCACTTCAACCGCGAAAACATTCCAGAACGCCGCGTTCACGCCAAAGGTTCGGGCGCTCACGGTACCTTCACGGTCAGCCGCGATATCTCGCAGTACACCAGTGCGAAACTGTTCGACACCGTTGGCAAGCAAACCCCGATATTCCTGCGCTTCTCCACCGTGGGTGGCGAGCGTGGTTCGGCCGATACCGAGCGTGACCCACGTGGTTTCGCCCTGAAGTTCTATACCGAAGAAGGCAACTGGGACATTGTTGGCAACAACACGCCTGTGTTCTTCATTCGCGATCCGCTGAAGTTTCCTGACTTCATCCACACTCAAAAGCGCCTGCCGCAGAGCAACCTGAAAAGCGGGCAGATGATGTGGGACTTCTGGTCGCATTCACCTGAGGCGCTGCACCAGGTCACGATTCTGTTTTCTGATCGCGGCATTCCGGACGGCTATCGCCACATGCACGGCTTCGGTAGCCACACCTACAGCCTGATCAGCGCGTCGGGTGAGCGTCACTGGGTCAAATGGCACTATAAGACCCAGCAAGGCATCAAGAACCTGGCTCCGGCCGATGCCGCGCGCATTGCCGGTACCGATCCCGATTACGCTCAACGCGACCTGTTTGGCGCCATCGAGAAAGGTGACTTCCCCAAGTGGACCGTTTGCATCCAGCTGATGACCGAAGCCCAGGCTGCGGCGCATCACGAAAATCCGTTCGATGTGACCAAAACCTGGTCGCAGAAAGAATATCCGTTGATCGAAGTGGGCGAGCTTGAGCTCAATCGCAATCCGCAGAATTACTTTGCTGAAGTCGAGCAGGCCGCATTTGGCCCGAGCAACATGGTGCCGGGCGTAGGTCTTTCGCCGGATCGCATGCTGCAAGGTCGTGTGTTCGCTTATGCCGATGCCCATCGCTATCGCGTAGGGACCAATCACCAGCAACTGCCGATCAATGCACCACGTAACCCGGTTCACAGCTATCAGCGTGACGGTTCCATGGCATTCGGTAGCAATGGCGGTTCGGCGCCGAACTACGAGCCGAACAGCTACGCCGACGCGCCGAAGCAGGATTCCCGTTACGCTGAACCTGCGCTGGCATTGAGTGGCGCGGCTGATCGTTACGATCATCGCGAAGATGGCGATTACTACAGTCAGGCAGGCAAGTTGTTCAACCTGATGAACGCTGACCAGAAAGCGTTGCTGATCAGTAATATTGCCGGCGCCATGGCTGGGGTTTCGAATGATGTGGTGCAGCGTCAACTGCAGCATTTCTTCAAAGCCGATGCAGCTTATGGCCAAGGTGTTGCTGACGCATTGGGTGTTCAGCTGGGCTAA
- the rplQ gene encoding 50S ribosomal protein L17, translating to MRHRKSGRHLSRTSSHRKAMFQNMAVSLFEHELIKTTLPKAKELRRVAEPLITLAKTDSLANRRLAFDRTRSKAIVGKLFNDLGKRYATREGGYLRILKCGFRTGDNAPMAYVELVDRPAGGEAVSAE from the coding sequence ATGCGTCATCGTAAAAGTGGTCGTCACCTGAGCCGGACTAGCTCCCACCGTAAGGCCATGTTTCAAAACATGGCGGTGTCGCTGTTCGAGCACGAGCTGATCAAAACTACATTGCCGAAAGCCAAAGAACTGCGCCGCGTTGCTGAGCCGCTGATCACTTTGGCCAAGACAGACAGTCTGGCTAACCGCCGTCTGGCTTTCGACCGTACTCGTTCGAAAGCAATCGTTGGTAAGCTGTTCAACGATCTGGGCAAGCGTTATGCAACCCGTGAGGGTGGCTACCTGCGCATCCTCAAGTGCGGTTTCCGCACTGGCGACAACGCGCCTATGGCGTACGTCGAACTGGTTGATCGTCCAGCCGGCGGTGAAGCTGTATCCGCTGAGTAA
- the rpoA gene encoding DNA-directed RNA polymerase subunit alpha — protein sequence MQISVNEFLTPRHIDVQVVSPTRAKITLEPLERGFGHTLGNALRRILLSSMPGCAVVEAEIDGVLHEYSAIEGVQEDVIEILLNLKGLAIKLHGRDEVTLTLSKKGSGVVTAADIQLDHDVEIVNPDHVIANLASNGALNMKLTVARGRGYEPADSRQSDEDESRSIGRLQLDSSFSPVRRIAYVVENARVEQRTNLDKLVIDLETNGTLDPEEAIRRAATILQQQLAAFVDLKGDSEPVVIEQEDEIDPILLRPVDDLELTVRSANCLKAENIYYIGDLIQRTEVELLKTPNLGKKSLTEIKDVLASRGLSLGMRLDNWPPASLKKDDKATA from the coding sequence ATGCAGATTTCGGTAAATGAGTTCCTGACACCCCGCCATATTGATGTGCAGGTTGTCAGTCCAACCCGCGCTAAAATCACTCTCGAGCCTCTCGAGCGTGGTTTTGGCCATACCCTGGGCAACGCGCTGCGCCGCATCCTGTTGTCCTCCATGCCCGGCTGTGCAGTAGTCGAGGCCGAGATTGACGGTGTACTCCATGAGTACAGCGCCATCGAAGGTGTACAGGAAGATGTCATTGAAATCCTGTTGAACCTTAAAGGTCTGGCTATCAAGCTGCACGGTCGAGACGAAGTTACGCTGACCTTGTCGAAGAAGGGTTCGGGGGTGGTTACCGCTGCCGATATTCAGCTGGATCATGATGTCGAGATCGTTAATCCCGATCACGTAATCGCTAACCTGGCGTCTAACGGCGCCCTGAACATGAAGCTCACCGTAGCTCGTGGTCGTGGTTATGAACCGGCAGACTCGCGTCAGAGCGATGAAGACGAAAGCCGCAGCATTGGTCGCTTGCAGCTCGATTCTTCGTTCAGCCCGGTTCGCCGTATCGCATACGTGGTGGAAAACGCCCGTGTCGAGCAGCGTACTAACCTGGACAAGCTGGTTATTGATCTGGAAACCAACGGTACTCTGGATCCTGAAGAGGCTATTCGCCGCGCTGCAACCATTCTGCAACAGCAGTTGGCTGCGTTCGTCGACCTCAAAGGTGACAGCGAACCAGTGGTAATCGAACAGGAAGACGAGATCGATCCGATCCTGCTCCGTCCGGTTGACGATTTGGAACTGACTGTACGTTCGGCCAACTGCCTCAAGGCGGAGAACATTTACTACATCGGCGACCTGATTCAGCGCACCGAAGTAGAACTGTTGAAGACTCCGAACCTTGGCAAGAAATCCTTGACTGAGATCAAGGACGTCCTGGCCTCCCGTGGTCTGTCCCTCGGCATGCGCCTCGACAACTGGCCGCCGGCAAGTCTTAAGAAGGACGACAAGGCGACTGCCTGA
- the rpsD gene encoding 30S ribosomal protein S4: MARYIGPKCKLARREGTDLFLKSGVRAIESKCNIEAAPGIHGQRRGRQSDYGTQLREKQKVRRIYGVLERQFSGYYKEAAGKKGATGENLLQLLECRLDNVVYRMGFGSTRAESRQLVSHKSVSVNGKTVNVPSYQVRAGDVVAIREKAKNQLRIVQALDLCAQRGRVEWVEVDIEKKSGVFKNVPARSDLSADINESLIVELYSK, translated from the coding sequence ATGGCTCGTTACATTGGTCCAAAATGCAAACTTGCTCGTCGTGAAGGCACCGATCTCTTTTTGAAGAGCGGCGTTCGCGCTATCGAATCCAAGTGCAACATCGAAGCAGCTCCAGGTATCCACGGCCAACGCCGCGGTCGCCAGTCCGATTACGGTACTCAGCTGCGTGAGAAACAAAAAGTACGTCGCATCTATGGCGTTCTCGAACGTCAGTTCAGCGGTTACTACAAAGAAGCTGCCGGCAAGAAAGGCGCTACTGGTGAGAACCTGCTGCAACTGCTCGAATGCCGCCTGGATAACGTCGTATACCGCATGGGCTTCGGCTCGACACGTGCTGAATCCCGTCAATTGGTTTCGCACAAGTCGGTCAGCGTCAACGGCAAAACCGTTAACGTTCCTTCGTACCAGGTTCGTGCTGGTGACGTGGTTGCTATCCGCGAGAAGGCTAAGAACCAACTGCGCATTGTCCAAGCTCTCGATCTGTGTGCCCAACGTGGCCGCGTAGAATGGGTAGAAGTAGACATTGAGAAGAAGTCGGGCGTCTTCAAAAACGTTCCTGCTCGCAGTGATCTGTCCGCCGACATCAACGAAAGCCTGATTGTCGAGCTCTACTCCAAGTAA
- the rpsK gene encoding 30S ribosomal protein S11: MAKPAARPRKKVKKTVVDGIAHIHASFNNTIVTITDRQGNALSWATSGGSGFRGSRKSTPFAAQVAAERAGQAALEYGLKNLDVNVKGPGPGRESAVRALNGCGYKIASITDVTPIPHNGCRPPKKRRV, translated from the coding sequence ATGGCAAAACCTGCTGCTCGTCCTCGTAAAAAAGTTAAAAAGACGGTGGTTGATGGCATCGCCCACATCCACGCGTCGTTTAACAACACAATCGTCACCATCACCGATCGTCAAGGTAACGCGCTTTCTTGGGCTACCTCCGGCGGTTCGGGTTTCCGCGGTTCACGTAAGTCCACCCCGTTCGCTGCTCAAGTAGCTGCTGAACGTGCTGGTCAAGCTGCGCTGGAATATGGTCTGAAGAACCTCGACGTTAACGTCAAGGGTCCAGGTCCAGGTCGTGAGTCTGCTGTCCGTGCTTTGAACGGCTGTGGCTATAAGATCGCCAGCATCACCGACGTGACGCCAATCCCGCACAACGGGTGCCGTCCGCCGAAGAAGCGCCGCGTGTAA
- the rpsM gene encoding 30S ribosomal protein S13 — translation MARIAGVNIPDNKHTVISLTYIYGVGRTTAQKICATTGVNPAVKIKDLSDEQIEQLRGEVAKFTTEGDLRREINMKIKRLMDLGCYRGLRHRRGLPVRGQRTKTNARTRKGPRKPIRK, via the coding sequence ATGGCCCGTATTGCAGGCGTTAACATTCCAGATAACAAGCATACTGTTATCTCGTTGACCTACATCTATGGTGTTGGTCGCACCACTGCACAGAAAATTTGTGCAACCACTGGGGTTAACCCAGCGGTGAAAATCAAAGATCTGAGCGACGAGCAGATTGAACAGCTGCGTGGCGAAGTGGCGAAGTTCACCACTGAAGGTGATCTGCGTCGCGAAATCAACATGAAAATCAAGCGCTTGATGGATTTGGGCTGCTATCGCGGTCTGCGCCATCGTCGTGGTCTTCCAGTGCGCGGTCAGCGTACCAAGACCAACGCGCGTACTCGCAAAGGTCCGCGTAAGCCGATCCGCAAGTAA
- the rpmJ gene encoding 50S ribosomal protein L36, with the protein MKVRASVKKLCRNCKIIRREGVVRVICSAEPRHKQRQG; encoded by the coding sequence ATGAAAGTTCGTGCATCGGTGAAAAAGCTGTGCCGTAACTGCAAGATTATTCGCCGCGAAGGTGTTGTTCGAGTAATTTGCAGCGCGGAACCACGTCACAAACAGCGCCAAGGCTGA
- the secY gene encoding preprotein translocase subunit SecY: MAKQGALSALGKGGMSELWARLRFLFLAIIVYRIGAHIPVPGINPDRLADLFRQNEGTILSLFNMFSGGALERMSIFALGIMPYISASIIMQLMTAVSPQLEQLKKEGEAGRRKISQYTRYGTVVLALVQAIGMSVGLASQGVAFSADIGFHFVAVTTFVAGAMFMMWLGEQITERGVGNGISMLIFAGIVAGLPRAIGQSFESARQGDINIFALVAIGLLAVAIIGFVVFIERGQRRIAVHYAKRQQGRKVFAAQTSHLPLKVNMAGVIPAIFASSILLFPASLGSWFGQSEGMGWLQDISQSIAPGQPLNILLFSAGIIFFCFFYTALMFNPKDVAENLKKSGAFIPGIRPGEQSARYIDGVLTRLTMFGALYMTAVCLLPQFLVVAANVPFYLGGTSLLIVVVVVMDFMSQVQSHLVSHQYESLMKKANLKGYGSGMLR, encoded by the coding sequence ATGGCTAAGCAAGGTGCTCTCTCAGCGCTCGGCAAAGGCGGTATGTCTGAACTCTGGGCTCGTCTGCGTTTTCTGTTCCTGGCGATTATCGTCTACCGAATAGGCGCACACATCCCGGTACCAGGTATCAATCCTGACCGACTCGCAGACCTGTTTCGACAGAATGAGGGGACCATTCTTAGCTTGTTCAACATGTTTTCCGGTGGCGCACTGGAACGGATGAGCATCTTTGCACTGGGGATCATGCCGTACATTTCGGCATCGATCATCATGCAGTTGATGACCGCCGTCAGTCCGCAACTGGAGCAGTTGAAGAAGGAAGGTGAGGCTGGTCGTCGTAAGATCAGTCAATACACCCGCTATGGCACCGTCGTCCTGGCGCTAGTTCAAGCTATCGGCATGTCCGTTGGCCTGGCCAGTCAGGGCGTTGCGTTCTCTGCAGATATCGGCTTCCACTTCGTGGCCGTCACCACCTTTGTGGCGGGGGCGATGTTCATGATGTGGCTGGGCGAGCAGATTACCGAGCGCGGTGTTGGTAACGGTATCTCGATGTTGATTTTCGCAGGTATCGTCGCCGGTCTTCCGAGAGCTATCGGGCAGTCTTTCGAGTCTGCTCGTCAGGGTGATATCAACATTTTCGCTCTGGTTGCGATCGGGTTGCTGGCAGTAGCGATCATCGGTTTCGTGGTGTTCATTGAGCGTGGTCAGCGTCGTATTGCTGTTCACTACGCCAAGCGTCAGCAGGGCCGCAAGGTCTTCGCTGCGCAGACGAGCCACTTGCCGCTGAAAGTGAACATGGCTGGCGTTATTCCGGCTATCTTCGCGAGCAGCATTTTGCTGTTTCCGGCTTCGTTGGGTTCCTGGTTTGGTCAGTCTGAAGGTATGGGCTGGTTGCAGGACATCTCGCAGTCGATCGCTCCTGGTCAACCGTTGAATATTCTGCTGTTTAGTGCAGGGATTATTTTCTTCTGCTTCTTCTATACGGCGTTGATGTTCAATCCGAAAGACGTAGCGGAAAACCTGAAGAAGTCCGGTGCCTTTATTCCGGGTATCCGTCCAGGCGAGCAGTCGGCGCGCTATATTGATGGCGTTCTGACCCGCTTGACCATGTTCGGTGCTCTATATATGACGGCCGTGTGCCTGCTTCCACAGTTTTTGGTGGTCGCAGCAAACGTACCGTTCTACCTTGGCGGGACCTCGTTGCTGATCGTGGTAGTGGTTGTGATGGACTTCATGTCGCAAGTACAATCGCACCTCGTTTCGCACCAGTATGAATCCCTGATGAAGAAAGCCAACCTGAAGGGCTACGGCAGCGGCATGCTGCGCTGA